Proteins encoded in a region of the Verrucomicrobiia bacterium genome:
- a CDS encoding amino acid permease, which translates to MLSATTLVVATMIGTGVFTTSGFTLADLQSPWLVLTAWVLGGIIATLGALSYGALARRLPESGGEYLFLSRTLHPAAGYIAGWISFFAGFSAPLAASAIAFGQHSRAWWPDLPQLWTATALVVACAALHAVSVRRGMWLHNAAVLLKLLVIAIFIATAASHFPGRDPLPPTPSPHASFPWTAFAVSLIWISFSYAGWNAAVYVGGEVRQPERNLPRALLLGTGLVTAIYLALNAVFVFSAPVPELAGQLDIGVVSARALGGETLAQFVAGLISLVLIAHISGMTMAGPRVYARMAADGYLPRVLAPVEGPPRVAILLQTVATLIMLWLAAYDRLLTYIGFTLSLSTAATVAGLMILRRREGPSFRVPGWPWVPSLFLVLTLAVAAFSALRRPGESLAGLAVLAFGWAAWALTRRRTAPPTP; encoded by the coding sequence GTGCTCAGCGCCACCACCCTGGTGGTCGCCACCATGATCGGCACCGGGGTCTTCACCACCAGCGGCTTCACCCTCGCCGATCTGCAGTCGCCCTGGCTGGTCCTGACCGCCTGGGTCCTCGGCGGCATCATCGCCACCCTCGGCGCCCTGAGCTACGGAGCCCTCGCCCGGCGCCTGCCCGAATCGGGGGGCGAATACCTCTTCCTTTCCCGCACGCTTCATCCTGCTGCGGGATACATCGCCGGATGGATCTCCTTCTTCGCCGGCTTCTCCGCACCCCTCGCCGCCTCGGCCATCGCCTTCGGACAACACTCTCGCGCCTGGTGGCCGGACCTTCCCCAGCTCTGGACCGCCACCGCCCTCGTTGTCGCCTGTGCCGCGCTCCACGCCGTCAGCGTCCGCCGCGGCATGTGGCTCCATAACGCCGCCGTCCTCCTCAAACTGCTGGTCATCGCCATCTTCATCGCCACCGCCGCCTCCCATTTCCCGGGGCGCGACCCGCTTCCCCCCACGCCCTCCCCCCACGCGTCCTTCCCCTGGACCGCCTTCGCCGTGTCCCTGATCTGGATCTCCTTCAGCTACGCCGGCTGGAACGCCGCAGTCTATGTCGGCGGCGAAGTCCGCCAACCCGAACGCAACCTCCCTCGCGCCCTCCTCCTCGGCACCGGCCTGGTCACCGCCATCTACCTCGCCCTCAATGCCGTCTTCGTCTTCTCCGCGCCCGTCCCCGAACTCGCCGGTCAACTCGACATCGGCGTGGTGTCCGCCCGCGCCCTCGGAGGGGAAACCCTCGCCCAATTCGTCGCCGGCCTGATCTCCCTGGTCCTCATCGCCCACATCTCCGGCATGACCATGGCCGGCCCGCGTGTGTACGCCCGCATGGCGGCGGACGGCTATCTGCCCCGCGTTCTCGCCCCCGTCGAAGGCCCGCCCCGTGTCGCCATCCTCCTCCAGACAGTCGCCACCCTGATCATGCTCTGGCTGGCGGCCTATGACCGCCTCCTCACCTACATCGGCTTCACCCTCAGCCTCAGTACCGCTGCCACGGTGGCCGGCCTCATGATCCTTCGCCGCCGCGAAGGCCCCTCCTTCCGCGTTCCCGGCTGGCCCTGGGTGCCCTCCCTGTTCCTTGTCCTCACCCTCGCCGTCGCCGCCTTCAGCGCCCTCCGTCGCCCCGGCGAAAGCCTCGCCGGTCTCGCCGTGCTGGCCTTCGGCTGGGCCGCCTGGGCCCTCACCCGCCGCCGCACCGCCCCTCCAACCCCCTGA
- a CDS encoding J domain-containing protein, producing the protein MPVEFKDYYAVLGVPRGASDEEIKRAFRRLAREFHPDVAKDKRGAEDRFKEINEAYEVLGQPENRRKYDRLGANWKAGSEFRPPPGWGARRGRGRQGHGRMDQEAGGEFHFGGTGFSDFFEALFGGRARGGGVFEGFEESVGEGRGRGRDLESDMMVALDEVLHGSVRTITQQRGNGREGRSEATRFQVRIPPGVREGQRIRVAGKGEHRPGSLPGDLYLRVRLAKHPDFRVREGGEGDLTVDLPVAPWEAVLGATVPVQTLEGPVSLRVPPGSKAGQQLRLRGRGLPRGDGGTRGDLYVVIGIEMPGEVGEEERHLWEQLAARSRFQARSGR; encoded by the coding sequence ATGCCGGTGGAGTTCAAAGACTATTACGCGGTGCTGGGGGTGCCGCGGGGGGCGAGCGACGAGGAGATCAAGCGCGCGTTTCGCCGGCTGGCGAGGGAGTTTCACCCGGACGTGGCGAAGGACAAGCGGGGGGCGGAGGATCGGTTCAAGGAGATCAACGAGGCGTACGAGGTGCTGGGACAGCCGGAGAACCGGAGGAAGTACGACCGACTGGGGGCCAACTGGAAGGCCGGCAGCGAGTTTCGGCCGCCGCCCGGGTGGGGTGCACGGCGGGGCCGGGGACGTCAGGGGCATGGAAGGATGGATCAGGAGGCGGGGGGCGAGTTTCACTTTGGGGGGACGGGATTCAGCGATTTTTTCGAGGCGTTGTTCGGGGGACGGGCGCGGGGAGGGGGCGTGTTCGAGGGGTTCGAGGAATCGGTGGGGGAAGGGCGCGGGCGGGGTCGGGATCTGGAGAGCGACATGATGGTGGCGCTCGACGAGGTATTGCACGGGTCGGTGCGGACTATCACCCAGCAGCGGGGAAACGGCAGGGAGGGACGGAGCGAGGCGACACGGTTCCAGGTGCGGATTCCGCCGGGGGTTCGGGAAGGGCAACGGATCCGGGTGGCGGGCAAGGGGGAGCATCGGCCCGGCTCCCTGCCCGGGGATCTCTACCTGCGGGTGCGCCTGGCGAAGCACCCTGACTTCCGGGTGCGCGAAGGAGGCGAGGGGGACCTGACGGTGGATCTTCCGGTGGCACCCTGGGAGGCGGTGCTTGGAGCGACGGTGCCGGTGCAGACGCTCGAGGGGCCGGTTTCGTTGCGGGTGCCGCCGGGGTCGAAGGCGGGTCAGCAGTTGCGACTGCGCGGACGGGGATTGCCACGGGGTGACGGTGGGACGCGGGGCGATTTGTACGTCGTCATCGGCATCGAGATGCCGGGCGAAGTCGGTGAGGAGGAGCGGCACCTGTGGGAGCAGTTGGCGGCGCGGTCACGATTTCAGGCGCGGAGCGGGAGGTGA
- a CDS encoding protein-L-isoaspartate(D-aspartate) O-methyltransferase, whose protein sequence is MVRQQLEGLGRDITNRHVLDAMRAVPRHELVPPEVRAGAYGDHPLPIGYGQTISQPYIVAFMTQVLDPSPSDRVLEIGTGSGYQAAVLAHLVRHVYTIEIVDALARRAEADLLRLGYTNITVRSGDGHRGWPEAAPFDAIIVTCAPDRIPPALVDQLKDGGRMIIPVGTPATGQDLYLLRKVGPRVERRAVLPVRFVPMTGTPQDPASTPEP, encoded by the coding sequence ATGGTCCGTCAGCAACTCGAAGGCCTCGGACGCGACATCACCAACCGCCACGTCCTCGACGCCATGCGCGCCGTGCCCCGCCATGAACTGGTCCCCCCCGAGGTCCGGGCCGGCGCCTACGGCGATCATCCGCTTCCCATCGGCTACGGCCAGACCATCTCCCAGCCCTACATCGTGGCCTTCATGACCCAGGTCCTCGATCCCTCCCCCTCCGACCGGGTCCTCGAAATCGGCACGGGCTCCGGTTACCAGGCCGCCGTCCTCGCCCACCTCGTCCGCCATGTGTACACCATCGAGATCGTCGATGCCCTGGCCCGCCGCGCCGAAGCCGATCTCCTCCGCCTCGGCTACACCAACATCACCGTCCGCTCCGGCGATGGCCATCGCGGCTGGCCCGAGGCCGCCCCCTTCGACGCCATCATCGTCACCTGCGCCCCCGATCGCATCCCGCCCGCCCTCGTGGACCAGCTCAAGGACGGGGGCCGCATGATCATCCCCGTCGGCACCCCCGCCACCGGTCAGGACCTCTACCTCCTCCGCAAAGTCGGCCCGCGGGTCGAGCGCCGTGCCGTCCTGCCCGTCCGGTTCGTTCCCATGACCGGCACCCCCCAGGACCCCGCCTCCACGCCGGAACCCTGA
- the pdxH gene encoding pyridoxamine 5'-phosphate oxidase, protein MAPTDHPTPPPPVPDPNLADLRIDYTLAALREEDLAPDPFSQFGLWFNQACQANLLEPNAMTVATVDDSGCPAVRTVLLKHWDHRGFVFFTNLESRKAGHLAANPNVALLFAWLPLQRQLAIRGTAERTSTAEVLAYFAKRPFGSQLAAWASPQSRIISTRALLEAKWEELKRKFREGQVPLPSFWGGFRVVPRDFEFWQGGASRLHDRFLYSRTSPGTWRIDRLAP, encoded by the coding sequence ATGGCCCCGACCGACCACCCCACGCCCCCCCCTCCCGTCCCCGATCCCAACCTCGCCGATCTCCGCATCGACTACACCCTCGCCGCCCTCCGCGAGGAAGACCTCGCCCCCGATCCCTTTTCCCAGTTCGGTCTCTGGTTCAACCAGGCCTGCCAGGCCAACCTGCTCGAACCCAACGCCATGACCGTCGCCACCGTGGACGATTCGGGCTGCCCCGCCGTCCGCACCGTCCTTCTCAAGCACTGGGACCACCGCGGCTTCGTCTTCTTCACCAACCTCGAGAGCCGCAAAGCCGGCCACCTCGCCGCCAATCCCAACGTCGCCCTCCTCTTCGCCTGGCTCCCCCTCCAACGCCAGCTCGCCATCCGGGGCACCGCCGAACGGACCAGCACCGCCGAGGTCCTCGCCTACTTCGCCAAACGCCCCTTCGGCTCCCAACTCGCCGCCTGGGCGTCCCCCCAAAGCCGGATCATCTCCACCCGCGCCCTCCTCGAAGCCAAATGGGAGGAACTCAAACGCAAGTTCCGCGAAGGCCAGGTCCCCCTTCCCTCCTTCTGGGGCGGATTCCGCGTGGTCCCCCGCGACTTCGAATTCTGGCAGGGCGGCGCCAGCCGTCTCCACGACCGCTTCCTCTACTCCCGCACCTCCCCCGGCACCTGGCGCATCGATCGCCTCGCGCCCTGA
- a CDS encoding ATP-dependent helicase: MAREYELRGAAQEPAYRIDYAGELNVQQHAAVTAGPGPALVLAGAGSGKTRTLTYRVAYLMEGGVPAERILLLTFTNKAAREMMGRVGELLGSEVAGLWGGTFHSIGARILRSNAERLGYRGDFTILDREDSEQLMKACLAEEPGEGPSPAPKAELLVNMHSRAVNERRDLADVIERDHGDWLEAADWIKGVVGRYAERKQASNAMDFDDLLALWLKLLEEHGEVAERYRHRFQWVLVDEYQDTNRIQADLIDRLVAGHGNLMAVGDDSQSIYSWRGANFRNILDFPGRYPGAQVFKVEVNYRSTPEILAVANAAIAGNREQFEKKLTPARASGPKPVLLACDDGSQQAAFVAQRATELAGNGVPLSRIAVLYRSHFHALELQLELTRRGVPYVITSGLRFFEQAHIKDVTAWLRLVANPSDETAFKRIALALPGVGPKAAVRLWNAYLGVLATAIAESLEGLVPVSHPVARALVAAGREAPKKAGPAWATVAATVAELETAAEGQTAGAAIRRVVQAFYEGYARETFANAPARLDDLDQLALFGDQFGSLTEFLTQLALLTQLEAEAEQEAAGSEVERLRLSTVHQAKGLEFRVVFVIMLAEEFFPSRRSKERRESEEEERRLFYVAVTRAEDELYLTYPLMRIAPGMGMQFLDRSRFLREIPEGLVDEWSLRRPRRGRAPVDEAEA; this comes from the coding sequence ATGGCGCGCGAGTACGAGCTTCGGGGGGCGGCGCAGGAGCCGGCGTATCGGATCGACTACGCGGGCGAGCTGAATGTCCAGCAGCATGCGGCGGTGACGGCGGGGCCGGGTCCGGCATTGGTGCTGGCGGGGGCGGGATCGGGGAAGACGCGGACGCTGACGTACCGGGTGGCGTATTTGATGGAGGGCGGGGTGCCGGCGGAGCGGATTCTGCTGTTGACGTTCACGAACAAGGCGGCGCGGGAGATGATGGGGCGAGTGGGGGAACTGCTGGGGTCGGAGGTGGCGGGGCTTTGGGGGGGGACCTTTCATTCGATCGGGGCGCGGATTCTGCGGTCGAACGCGGAGCGGCTGGGGTACCGGGGGGACTTTACGATTCTGGACCGGGAAGACTCGGAACAGTTGATGAAGGCGTGCCTGGCGGAGGAGCCGGGGGAGGGACCGTCGCCGGCGCCCAAGGCCGAGCTGCTGGTGAACATGCATTCACGGGCGGTGAACGAGCGGCGGGACCTGGCGGACGTGATCGAGCGGGACCATGGGGACTGGCTGGAGGCGGCGGACTGGATCAAGGGGGTGGTGGGACGGTACGCCGAGCGCAAGCAGGCCAGCAATGCGATGGATTTCGACGATCTGCTGGCGTTGTGGCTGAAGCTGCTCGAGGAGCACGGGGAGGTGGCGGAGCGGTACCGGCACCGGTTCCAGTGGGTGCTGGTGGACGAGTACCAGGACACGAACCGGATCCAGGCCGATCTGATCGACCGGCTGGTGGCCGGGCATGGGAATCTGATGGCGGTGGGGGACGATTCGCAGAGCATCTATTCGTGGAGGGGGGCGAACTTCCGCAACATTCTCGACTTCCCCGGGCGGTATCCGGGGGCGCAGGTGTTCAAGGTCGAGGTGAACTACCGGAGCACACCGGAGATCCTGGCGGTGGCCAACGCGGCGATTGCCGGCAACCGGGAGCAGTTCGAGAAGAAACTCACGCCGGCCCGGGCGTCGGGGCCGAAGCCGGTGCTGCTGGCGTGCGACGACGGTTCGCAGCAGGCGGCGTTCGTGGCGCAGCGGGCGACGGAACTGGCGGGGAACGGAGTGCCGTTGTCGCGGATCGCGGTGCTGTACCGGTCGCACTTTCACGCCCTGGAATTGCAGCTCGAACTGACGCGGCGCGGCGTGCCCTACGTGATCACCAGCGGACTGCGGTTCTTCGAGCAGGCGCACATCAAGGACGTCACGGCCTGGTTGCGGCTGGTGGCGAATCCGTCGGACGAGACGGCTTTCAAGCGGATCGCGCTGGCCTTGCCGGGGGTCGGGCCGAAGGCGGCGGTGCGGTTGTGGAATGCCTATCTGGGGGTTCTGGCGACGGCGATTGCGGAGAGTCTGGAGGGGCTGGTGCCCGTCAGCCATCCGGTGGCACGGGCGTTGGTGGCGGCGGGCCGGGAGGCACCGAAGAAGGCGGGGCCGGCGTGGGCCACGGTGGCGGCCACCGTGGCGGAACTGGAGACGGCCGCCGAAGGGCAGACGGCGGGGGCGGCGATCCGGCGGGTGGTGCAGGCGTTTTACGAGGGGTATGCACGGGAGACGTTTGCGAATGCGCCGGCCCGGCTGGACGACCTGGATCAACTGGCGTTGTTCGGGGACCAGTTCGGGTCGCTCACGGAGTTCCTGACGCAGTTGGCGCTGTTGACCCAGCTCGAGGCCGAGGCCGAGCAGGAGGCGGCGGGGTCGGAGGTCGAGCGGTTGCGGCTGTCCACGGTGCACCAGGCCAAGGGGCTCGAGTTCCGGGTGGTGTTTGTGATCATGCTGGCGGAGGAGTTTTTTCCATCGCGCCGGTCGAAGGAGCGGCGGGAAAGCGAGGAGGAGGAACGGCGGTTGTTCTATGTGGCGGTGACGCGGGCGGAAGACGAGTTGTACCTGACGTATCCCCTGATGCGGATCGCTCCCGGGATGGGGATGCAGTTTCTCGATCGATCGCGGTTTCTTCGGGAGATTCCCGAGGGCCTGGTGGACGAGTGGAGCTTGCGGCGGCCGCGGCGCGGTCGGGCGCCGGTGGACGAGGCTGAAGCCTGA
- a CDS encoding class I fructose-bisphosphate aldolase yields MNAELLNLLGPDADALLQYSAKVPKTQLHLPGPDFVDRIFVHSDRNNRVLGNLQRLYGHGRLGGSGYLSILPVDQGIEHSAGASFARNPAYFDPENIVRLAVEGGCNAVCSTFGVLGLLSRKWAHRIPFLVKINHNELLTLPNRFDQVLFGTVEQAADLGAAAVGATIYFGSPESTRQIVEVSEAFALAHELGMATVLWCYLRNPGFKKDKDYHLSADLTGQANHLGVTIQADIIKQKLPENNGGYTAIGSGYGKTDKRVYSDLTTDHPIDLCRYQVINCYMGRIGLINSGGASGENDFAEAVKTAVVNKRAGGSGLISGRKAFQRPMNEGVRLLNLIQDVYLDPAISIA; encoded by the coding sequence ATGAACGCTGAACTCCTCAATCTCCTCGGACCCGACGCCGATGCGCTGCTCCAGTACTCGGCCAAGGTCCCCAAGACCCAGCTCCACCTCCCAGGTCCGGATTTCGTGGACCGCATCTTCGTCCACTCCGACCGCAACAACCGCGTCCTGGGCAACCTCCAGCGCCTTTACGGTCACGGGCGCCTCGGCGGCTCCGGCTACCTCTCGATCCTGCCCGTGGACCAGGGCATCGAACACTCGGCCGGCGCCTCCTTCGCCCGCAACCCCGCCTACTTCGACCCCGAAAACATCGTCCGCCTCGCCGTCGAGGGCGGCTGCAACGCCGTCTGCTCCACCTTCGGCGTCCTCGGCCTCCTCTCCCGCAAGTGGGCCCACCGCATCCCCTTCCTGGTCAAGATCAACCACAACGAACTCCTCACCCTCCCCAACCGCTTCGACCAGGTCCTCTTTGGCACGGTCGAACAGGCCGCCGACCTCGGCGCCGCCGCTGTCGGGGCCACGATCTACTTCGGCTCCCCCGAAAGCACCCGCCAGATCGTCGAGGTCAGTGAAGCCTTCGCCCTCGCCCACGAACTCGGCATGGCCACCGTCCTCTGGTGCTATCTCCGCAACCCGGGCTTCAAGAAGGACAAGGACTACCATCTTTCCGCCGATCTCACCGGCCAGGCCAATCACCTGGGCGTCACCATCCAGGCCGACATCATCAAGCAGAAGCTCCCTGAGAATAACGGCGGTTACACAGCCATCGGTTCCGGCTACGGCAAGACCGACAAACGGGTCTATTCCGACCTCACCACCGATCACCCCATCGACCTCTGCCGCTATCAGGTGATCAACTGCTATATGGGCCGCATCGGCCTCATCAACAGCGGCGGCGCCTCCGGCGAGAACGACTTCGCCGAGGCCGTCAAAACCGCCGTCGTCAACAAGCGCGCCGGCGGCAGCGGCCTCATCTCCGGTCGTAAAGCCTTCCAACGCCCCATGAACGAGGGCGTCCGCCTCCTTAACCTCATCCAGGACGTGTACCTCGACCCGGCGATCTCCATCGCCTGA
- a CDS encoding homoserine dehydrogenase has product MRQVNVAILGAGTVGGGVVDAVHRNGALMASRLGLALKVHRVVVRDARKPRNLAVDRKAISTDWRQAVADPETHIVVELVGGVTQARDMVLEALRSGKPVVTANKALLSAHGEELFAAARSAGTGLYYEASVAGGIPIIKVLREALIGNRITRAFGILNGTCNYILTRMREERGEFEAVLADAQRLGYAEAEPSLDVDGTDALHKTGILASLAHGFWVDVREVAVEGIRGITPLDMEFAEQLGYTIKLLSAIKPVDAPRSGRGAGRGRRGTVSGPRVSVTVGPTLVPNGHVLASVGGVYNAVFLRGDIVGDTLFYGRGAGREATASAVLSDLADAALDMRCGAHDRVPPFVPHERNGAVLPAGEVVSSHYLRLWVTDRPGVLARVAAILARQQIGISSVIQPEGHEGESVPLIFMLHDARRSAVDLAIRAIRRLPVVKAEPALFRVETFL; this is encoded by the coding sequence ATGCGGCAGGTGAACGTGGCGATACTGGGTGCGGGGACGGTGGGGGGCGGGGTGGTGGACGCGGTGCATCGGAACGGTGCGCTGATGGCGTCGCGTTTGGGATTGGCCTTGAAGGTGCATCGGGTGGTGGTGCGGGATGCCCGGAAGCCGCGGAATCTGGCGGTGGATCGGAAGGCGATTTCGACGGACTGGCGACAGGCGGTGGCGGATCCGGAGACGCACATCGTGGTGGAGCTGGTGGGAGGGGTCACCCAGGCGCGGGACATGGTGCTGGAGGCGCTTCGATCGGGGAAACCGGTGGTGACGGCGAACAAGGCCCTCTTGTCGGCTCATGGGGAGGAGTTGTTCGCGGCGGCGAGGTCGGCGGGGACCGGGTTGTATTACGAGGCCAGCGTGGCGGGGGGCATTCCGATCATCAAGGTGCTGCGCGAGGCCCTCATTGGGAACCGCATCACCCGGGCGTTCGGAATTCTGAACGGGACCTGCAATTACATCCTGACGCGGATGCGGGAGGAGCGGGGGGAGTTCGAGGCGGTGCTGGCGGATGCGCAGCGGCTGGGGTATGCGGAGGCGGAACCGTCGCTGGATGTGGACGGGACGGATGCGTTGCACAAGACGGGGATTCTGGCCTCGCTGGCGCACGGGTTCTGGGTGGATGTGCGCGAGGTGGCGGTGGAGGGGATCCGCGGGATCACGCCCCTGGACATGGAGTTTGCGGAGCAGCTCGGATACACGATCAAGCTGTTGTCGGCGATCAAGCCGGTGGACGCGCCACGGAGCGGGCGGGGTGCCGGCCGCGGGCGAAGGGGGACGGTGTCCGGGCCCCGGGTCAGCGTCACGGTGGGGCCGACGCTGGTGCCGAACGGTCATGTGCTGGCCAGTGTGGGCGGGGTGTACAACGCGGTGTTCCTGCGGGGCGACATTGTGGGGGACACGCTGTTTTACGGGCGCGGGGCGGGTCGGGAGGCGACGGCCAGCGCGGTGCTGAGCGATCTGGCGGACGCGGCCCTGGACATGAGGTGCGGGGCGCACGACCGGGTGCCGCCGTTTGTGCCCCACGAACGGAACGGGGCGGTGCTTCCGGCGGGGGAGGTGGTGTCGAGCCACTACCTGAGGCTTTGGGTGACGGACCGGCCGGGGGTGCTGGCCCGGGTGGCGGCGATCCTGGCGCGGCAGCAGATCGGGATTTCGTCGGTGATTCAACCTGAAGGGCACGAGGGGGAGAGTGTGCCGCTGATCTTCATGCTGCATGATGCCCGGCGATCGGCGGTGGACCTGGCGATCCGGGCGATCCGGCGTCTGCCGGTGGTGAAGGCGGAACCGGCGCTGTTCCGGGTGGAGACGTTTTTGTGA
- a CDS encoding threonine synthase: MTPPPPAWQGIIHRYRSRLPVSDATPVVTLLEGNTPLIRADRLVREMGWDFELHLKYEATHPTASFKDRGMTVAVSKAKERGSQAVICASTGNTSASAAAYAARGGLRCVVVLPHGNIALGKLAQALMYGATTIAIEGNFDEALRIVRELGETGEVEVVNSINPVRIEGQKTAAFEICDQLGRAPDFHFLPVGNAGNITAYWRGFREYHAAGMADRLPRMFGWQAAGAAPIVDGKPVADPQTVATAIRIGNPASWEGAVEAVRASSGRIDKVTDEEILDAYRRVARMEGVFVEPACAAPLAGLIRCAKAGQIPAGSVVTATMTGHGLKDPDTALKQADYRPTVVAPTRDAVRRVIGLG; the protein is encoded by the coding sequence ATGACCCCGCCTCCACCGGCGTGGCAGGGCATCATTCACCGCTATCGTTCGCGTTTGCCGGTGAGCGACGCGACGCCGGTGGTGACCCTGCTGGAGGGCAACACGCCGTTGATCCGGGCGGACCGGCTGGTGCGGGAGATGGGGTGGGACTTCGAGCTGCACCTCAAGTACGAGGCCACGCATCCGACGGCGTCGTTCAAGGACCGGGGGATGACGGTGGCGGTTTCGAAGGCGAAGGAACGTGGGTCGCAGGCGGTGATTTGCGCGAGCACGGGGAACACCTCGGCCAGTGCGGCGGCGTACGCGGCGCGGGGCGGGCTGCGGTGTGTGGTGGTGCTGCCGCACGGCAACATCGCGTTGGGAAAGCTGGCGCAGGCGCTGATGTACGGGGCCACGACCATTGCCATCGAGGGCAACTTCGACGAGGCGCTGCGGATTGTCCGCGAGCTGGGGGAGACTGGAGAGGTGGAGGTGGTCAACAGCATCAATCCGGTGCGGATCGAGGGCCAGAAGACGGCGGCGTTCGAGATCTGCGACCAGTTGGGGCGGGCGCCCGACTTCCATTTCCTGCCGGTCGGCAATGCGGGCAACATCACGGCGTACTGGCGCGGGTTCCGGGAGTACCATGCGGCCGGCATGGCCGACCGGCTGCCCCGCATGTTCGGCTGGCAGGCGGCGGGGGCGGCGCCGATTGTGGACGGCAAGCCGGTGGCGGACCCGCAGACCGTGGCGACGGCGATCCGGATTGGAAACCCGGCCAGCTGGGAGGGGGCGGTTGAGGCGGTGCGCGCGTCTTCGGGACGCATCGACAAGGTGACCGACGAGGAGATCCTGGACGCCTACCGCCGGGTGGCCCGGATGGAGGGCGTTTTTGTGGAGCCGGCGTGCGCAGCGCCCCTGGCGGGGTTGATCCGATGTGCCAAGGCCGGTCAGATCCCGGCCGGCAGTGTGGTGACGGCCACGATGACCGGACACGGTCTGAAGGATCCTGACACGGCGTTGAAGCAGGCGGATTACCGCCCGACGGTGGTGGCGCCGACCCGGGACGCGGTGCGTCGGGTGATCGGGTTGGGCTGA
- a CDS encoding dihydrodipicolinate synthase family protein — translation MILANGGVYPALWTPTDAGGALLAEALADQVRFLRGAGADGAMVLGSTGEFVHLEMGVRREVLTRVAEAAPGWPIIANCSDVSPLRVAALGRHSRAVGAAAVALLPPWFFESAREDVVEFLVRGAEASGLPLVLYNFPERTGHRLELGMVAAVAERVRVVAVKQSGAPFGYHRELAELGREKGFVVITGADTRIADALAHGANGVVSGLANAVPEWVVSVYRAAKCGDASKAATSQGRLASLAEAIGGLAFPLDVAAAMEARGRVTGAWKAVVSPSTAERYRRAVERCRAILGEGAGEACQRGGEQV, via the coding sequence ATGATACTGGCGAATGGCGGGGTGTACCCCGCGCTATGGACCCCGACGGATGCCGGGGGGGCGTTGTTGGCGGAAGCCCTGGCGGATCAGGTGCGGTTTCTCCGGGGGGCGGGGGCGGACGGGGCGATGGTACTGGGGAGCACCGGGGAGTTTGTGCATCTGGAGATGGGGGTGCGCCGGGAAGTGCTGACGCGGGTGGCGGAGGCGGCGCCGGGATGGCCCATCATCGCGAACTGCAGCGATGTGAGTCCGCTTCGGGTGGCGGCCTTGGGGCGGCATTCGCGGGCGGTGGGGGCGGCTGCGGTGGCGTTGCTGCCACCCTGGTTTTTCGAATCGGCGAGGGAGGACGTGGTGGAGTTTCTGGTGCGGGGTGCCGAGGCGTCGGGGCTGCCGCTGGTGTTGTATAATTTTCCGGAACGGACGGGGCATCGGCTGGAACTGGGGATGGTGGCGGCGGTGGCGGAGCGGGTGCGGGTGGTGGCGGTGAAGCAGAGCGGGGCGCCGTTCGGGTACCATCGGGAGCTGGCGGAGCTGGGTCGGGAGAAGGGCTTCGTGGTGATCACGGGAGCGGACACGCGGATTGCCGACGCGCTGGCGCACGGGGCCAATGGGGTGGTGTCGGGTCTGGCGAACGCGGTTCCGGAATGGGTGGTGTCGGTGTATCGGGCGGCGAAGTGTGGGGACGCCTCGAAGGCGGCGACGTCCCAGGGCCGGTTGGCGAGTCTGGCGGAGGCGATCGGGGGATTGGCCTTTCCGCTGGATGTGGCGGCGGCGATGGAGGCGCGGGGGCGGGTGACGGGGGCTTGGAAGGCGGTGGTTTCGCCGTCCACGGCGGAGCGATATCGGCGGGCGGTGGAGCGGTGCCGGGCGATCCTGGGCGAGGGGGCAGGTGAGGCGTGCCAACGGGGCGGGGAACAGGTTTGA
- a CDS encoding DUF465 domain-containing protein, whose translation MHKLFHHLADELPEYREDINFLMATDPKFQELMGKYREVDHQIRLADENIEPKCDETVEMFKRQRLALMDDMVLIIRARRPVRVAA comes from the coding sequence ATGCACAAACTCTTCCACCACCTCGCCGACGAGCTCCCGGAGTACCGGGAGGACATCAACTTCCTGATGGCCACCGACCCGAAGTTTCAGGAGTTGATGGGAAAATACCGCGAGGTGGACCACCAGATCCGCCTGGCTGACGAGAACATCGAACCGAAGTGCGACGAGACGGTGGAGATGTTCAAGCGGCAACGGCTGGCGTTGATGGACGACATGGTGCTGATCATCCGGGCGCGGCGGCCGGTGCGGGTGGCGGCCTGA